A window of the Zeugodacus cucurbitae isolate PBARC_wt_2022May chromosome 2, idZeuCucr1.2, whole genome shotgun sequence genome harbors these coding sequences:
- the LOC105211387 gene encoding Krueppel-like factor 7: MSSLKIQCPQTYSRLFRPWDMTQRTAAAAAAAAAAAAAAAQEANQAPAHPHVEQAVDAMNTINEPQNLTVNSQKTEADIEVEFLKVEDVTTDLDQSESDDEELEVDDDDYMHTSRTSECASSQSNCSLSDEPFPHEQPTDRIMTDSSQFPTVAARPSSEDVYGVRLPRRHTMPSLHSLDTYAVHPQHRLPLLSNTIIPTNAPAPTTMPNDFFYASNAASVLSGSNHLSPALSTPHIAASGSAAAAAAASFAGMDAYAFGLMEHEYARIMAEEAHLKAINARKQRPKKFKCPHCDVAFSNNGQLKGHIRIHTGERPFKCDVESCGKTFTRNEELTRHKRIHTGLRPYPCSACGKKFGRRDHLKKHMKTHMPQERQMGPAIFVPMYPYLYGY; encoded by the exons atgtcTTCTCTAAAAATTCAATGTCCACAAACTTATTCTCGTCTCTTCCGTCCCTGGGATATGACACAacgcacagcagcagcagcagcagcagcagcagcagcagcagcagcagcagcacaagaAGCTAATCAAGCGCCAGCCCACCCCCACGTTGAACAAGCCGTCGACGCGATGAACACCATCAACGAACCACAAAATCTCACCGTGAACAGTCAAAAGACTGAAGCTGACATAGAAGTGGAATTTCTGAAAGTCGAGGATGTCACCACAGATTTGGACCAATCTGAGTCCGACGATGAGGAGCTCGAAGTGGACGACGATGATTACATGCATACGAGCCGGACTTCTGAATGCGCTTCCAGTCAAAGTAATTGCAGTCTCAGCGATGAACCCTTCCCACATGAACAACCCACCGACAGAATTATGACCGATTCCAGTCAATTCCCAACCGTTGCTGCCCGTCCGTCAAGTGAAGATGTCTATGGAGTACGTCTACCGCGTCGCCATACAATGCCTTCATTACATTCCTTGGATACATATGCAGTGCATCCGCAACATCGGTTGCCTTTATTATCTAACACCATTATACCAACAAATGCGCCGGCGCCCACAACGATGCCTAACGACTTCTTCTATGCATCGAATGCAGCTAGCGTTTTAAGCGGATCCAACCATCTCAGCCCAGCGCTATCCACACCTCACATTGCCGCATCTGGTAGTGCTGCGGCTGCAGCAGCCGCCAGCTTCGCGGGCATGGATGCCTACGCATTCGGTCTAATGGAGCATGAATACGCGCGCATTATGGCCGAAGAGGCGCATCTCAAAGCCATCAATGCGAGAAAACAACGTCCAAAGAAATTCAAGTGTCCACACTGTGATGTGGCTTTCTCCAACAATGGACAATTGAAAGGACACATACGTATACATACCG GTGAACGTCCCTTCAAATGTGACGTCGAGTCTTGTGGCAAGACATTTACGCGCAATGAAGAGTTGACACGCCATAAGCGCATACATACTGGACTACGACCTTATCCATGTTCCGCTTGTGGTAAGAAATTCGGACGTCGCGATCACCTGAAGAAACACATGAAGACCCATATGCCACAGGAACGTCAAATGGGACCTGCCATATTTGTGCCTATGTACCCCTACCTCTATGGATACTAA